One Spinacia oleracea cultivar Varoflay chromosome 4, BTI_SOV_V1, whole genome shotgun sequence DNA segment encodes these proteins:
- the LOC110794414 gene encoding jasmonate-induced oxygenase 2-like, with the protein MGDVNPDFIQPTEYRPNPTSTIEAKEIPVIDISSASDEVIAEIKEACEKWGFFQVVNHGVPLKKREIAELAARKFFGLSMEEKKKVRRDEENPLGYYDSEHTKNVRDWKEIFDFTVQDPTLIPASHEIGDDEIKELRNQWPDYPPEFRVACEEYTQEMVKLSFKLLELIASSLGVPADRLSGYFKDHASFVRINYYPPCPYPDLALGVGPHKDSGALTVLAQDDIGGLEVKRKMDGAWILVKPIPDAYIINVGDVIQVWSNDKYESVEHRVKVNPDKERLSIPFFFNPSHYVMVKPLNELIDKQNPAKYREYNYGKFYTTRRLSDFKKLNVENIQVLHFRIQE; encoded by the exons ATGGGTGATGTAAACCCAGATTTTATTCAACCAACTGAATACAGACCAAATCCCACCTCCACCATTGAAGCCAAAGAAATCCCAGTAATTGACATCTCCTCTGCAAGTGATGAGGTAATAGCAGAGATTAAGGAAGCTTGCGAAAAATGGGGATTTTTTCAAGTGGTAAATCATGGGGTGCCTTTAAAGAAGAGAGAGATAGCGGAATTGGCGGCGAGGAAATTCTTTGGGTTGTCAatggaggagaagaagaaagtGAGAAGAGATGAAGAGAACCCTTTGGGGTATTATGATTCTGAGCATACTAAGAATGTTAGGGATTGGAAGGAGATTTTTGATTTTACTGTACAAGATCCAACTTTGATTCCTGCTTCACATGAGATTGGAgatgatgagattaaggaattGAGGAATCAGTGGCCTGATTATCCTCCTGAGTTCAG GGTGGCCTGTGAAGAATACACTCAAGAAATGGTGAAACTATCTTTTAAGCTGTTGGAGCTTATAGCATCGAGCTTAGGTGTACCTGCGGACCGTCTTAGTGGCTATTTCAAAGACCATGCATCATTTGTTCGAATCAATTACTATCCACCATGCCCTTACCCTGATCTGGCTCTAGGAGTTGGTCCTCACAAGGACTCTGGTGCCTTGACTGTTCTTGCACAAGATGATATCGGAGGACTTGAAGTCAAACGAAAAATGGATGGTGCGTGGATCCTTGTGAAACCTATTCCAGATGCATATATTATCAATGTCGGGGATGTAATTCAG GTTTGGAGCAATGATAAATACGAGAGTGTAGAGCATAGAGTGAAAGTTAATCCCGATAAGGAGAGATTATCAATTCCATTCTTCTTTAATCCGTCACACTATGTTATGGTCAAGCCTTTGAACGAACTGATAGACAAACAGAACCCTGCTAAATACAGAGAATATAACTATGGGAAGTTCTATACTACAAGAAGGCTCAGCGACTTCAAAAAGCTCAATGTTGAAAATATCCAAGTTCTTCATTTCAGAATACAAGAGTAA
- the LOC130472011 gene encoding jasmonate-induced oxygenase 3-like — MNVQRPNVFMVSELQVWSNDKYESVEHRVKVNPEKERLSIPFFFNPSHYVMVKPLNELIDKQNPAKYREYNYGKFYATRRLSSDFKKLNVENV; from the exons ATGAATGTTCAAAGACCAAATgtcttcatggtatcagagcttcaG GTTTGGAGCAATGATAAGTACGAGAGTGTAGAGCATAGAGTGAAAGTGAATCCTGAGAAGGAGAGATTATCTATTCCATTCTTCTTTAATCCGTCACACTATGTTATGGTCAAGCCTTTGAACGAACTGATAGACAAGCAGAATCCTGCTAAATACAGAGAATATAACTATGGGAAGTTCTATGCTACTAGAAGGCTCAGCAGCGACTTCAAAAAGCTAAATGTTGAAAATGTCTAA
- the LOC110794415 gene encoding methyl jasmonate esterase 1, with translation MENTKRCAHSVTFILFLFFTAISASTGKNHQHFVLVHGSCLGAWSWYKLVPLLKSAGNMVTVIDLAASGINLVQARDVRSFSDYTQPLTDFMEDIPSHKRVILVGHSSGGAVISQAMEHFPEKVSVGVFLTAGMAGPSLNYSVIAQKTMSRVANVLDNKFTYGNGPNNPPTTFIFGPKFLSQVVFQYSPPEDAALATALVRPRPLVSAGGLVLSKAKYGSVNRVFIIAEEDKIVTEDVVNLMIEKNPPNKIYKVRSSDHMVMLSQPTQLFAHLLSIARDFS, from the exons ATGGAGAATACAAAGAGATGTGCACATTCGGTTACCTTCATCCTGTTTCTTTTCTTCACAGCTATTTCTGCATCCACAGGAAAAAATCATCAGCATTTTGTGCTAGTTCATGGGTCTTGTTTAGGAGCATGGTCTTGGTACAAACTAGTGCCACTACTAAAATCAGCAGGAAATATGGTGACAGTGATTGATTTAGCTGCTTCTGGGATCAACCTCGTGCAAGCTAGAGATGTTCGGTCCTTCTCGGATTACACACAACCATTGACAGATTTCATGGAAGATATTCCCTCACATAAGAGGGTGATACTAGTTGGTCATAGTTCAGGTGGTGCTGTAATATCCCAGGCGATGGAACATTTCCCGGAAAAGGTCTCTGTTGGTGTGTTTCTGACTGCTGGAATGGCTGGTCCATCCCTCAATTATTCTGTTATTGCTCAAAAG ACGATGAGTAGAGTGGCTAATGTTCTGGACAATAAATTTACATATGGTAACGGTCCCAATAATCCTCCAACAACCTTTATATTTGGCCCCAAGTTTCTGTCACAAGTAGTTTTTCAATATAGTCCACCTGAG GATGCAGCACTTGCAACAGCGTTGGTGAGACCAAGACCGCTAGTCAGTGCAGGAGGTTTGGTCCTTTCGAAAGCAAAATATGGTTCAGTTAACAGAGTTTTCATTATTGCTGAGGAAGACAAGATTGTGACAGAAGATGTTGTGAATTTAATGATTGAGAAAAACCCTCCAAACAAGATTTATAAAGTAAGAAGTTCCGATCACATGGTTATGTTGTCTCAGCCTACACAATTATTCGCACATTTACTTAGTATTGCCCGAGATTTTTCCTGA